In Chitinophaga sp. HK235, a single window of DNA contains:
- the ytxJ gene encoding bacillithiol system redox-active protein YtxJ, which yields MNWKTLTSEEQLQEINVASAHQPVVIFKHSTRCSISSMAKSRLERAAAPDGLTFYYLDLIAYRDLSGAIAHTYQVQHESPQVLLIRNGVCTYDESHNGISMDEIADHLNG from the coding sequence ATGAATTGGAAAACGTTAACCAGTGAGGAACAATTGCAGGAAATCAATGTGGCTTCTGCTCATCAGCCGGTAGTGATCTTTAAACATAGCACGCGGTGTTCTATCAGTTCGATGGCCAAATCCCGGCTTGAACGTGCAGCAGCTCCTGATGGGTTAACGTTTTATTATCTCGATCTGATTGCTTATCGCGACCTGTCCGGCGCAATAGCGCATACTTACCAGGTACAGCACGAATCACCCCAGGTGCTGCTCATCCGCAACGGAGTATGTACCTATGATGAGAGCCATAACGGTATTAGCATGGATGAGATTGCCGATCACCTGAACGGATAA
- the murC gene encoding UDP-N-acetylmuramate--L-alanine ligase, producing MAKVHFIAIGGSVMHQLAIALRHKGYEVTGSDDEIFEPALSNLRQAGILPATIGWDPARITADIDAVILGMHAREDNPELIRARELQLKIYSFPEYIYQESKNKTRVAVGGSHGKTTTTAMIMHVLQYNQQAFDYLVGAKLEGFNQSVNITDAPLIVCEADEYPASVIEKRPKFLFLHPQIAILTGIAWDHINVFPTYDIYEEQFALFIRQMEPGSVLIYNSGDTALSSLVAAEGRHLRLIPYTTPIHMIRDGVTRVFFDEGYADLEVFGEHNLLNMHAAKLVCNELGLSDEAFLAAIASFRGAAKRLELVAKNDHSVIYRDFAHAPSKVKATMEATRQQFPQRRLIAVLELHTYSSLNASFLSQYQGALEAADVAVVFYSKHALEIKRMPDLAPELIMEKFGRTDLHIFNDRARLEAFLEEQNYHDANLLLMSSGTYDGLDFPSLGKLLHK from the coding sequence ATGGCAAAAGTACATTTTATTGCAATTGGTGGAAGTGTGATGCACCAGCTGGCCATTGCACTCAGGCATAAAGGTTATGAGGTGACAGGCAGTGACGACGAGATATTTGAACCGGCATTGTCCAATCTCCGGCAGGCAGGCATACTGCCCGCCACCATCGGCTGGGATCCCGCCCGCATCACCGCCGATATCGACGCGGTCATATTAGGCATGCATGCCCGGGAAGACAATCCTGAACTCATCCGCGCCCGGGAACTGCAACTCAAAATCTACTCTTTCCCGGAATATATCTACCAGGAAAGTAAAAATAAAACGAGGGTAGCCGTAGGTGGCAGTCATGGTAAAACCACCACCACCGCCATGATCATGCATGTGCTGCAATACAACCAGCAGGCTTTCGACTACCTCGTAGGCGCTAAACTGGAAGGATTTAACCAGTCTGTTAACATCACCGACGCACCGCTCATCGTCTGCGAGGCAGATGAATACCCGGCTTCCGTCATCGAAAAAAGACCCAAATTCCTCTTCCTGCATCCGCAGATTGCCATACTCACCGGCATCGCCTGGGATCATATCAACGTTTTCCCTACTTACGACATCTACGAGGAGCAGTTCGCCCTCTTCATCCGTCAGATGGAGCCGGGCAGCGTACTGATCTACAACAGTGGCGACACCGCCCTCAGCAGCCTCGTGGCCGCCGAAGGACGCCATCTCAGGCTGATACCTTATACCACGCCCATCCACATGATCCGGGACGGCGTGACCCGCGTGTTTTTTGATGAAGGATATGCTGACCTGGAAGTATTCGGGGAACATAACCTCCTCAATATGCACGCTGCCAAATTGGTATGCAACGAACTGGGACTGTCAGACGAGGCCTTCCTGGCCGCCATCGCCTCTTTCAGAGGTGCTGCCAAAAGGCTGGAACTGGTCGCTAAAAACGACCACAGCGTCATCTACCGCGACTTTGCCCATGCCCCTTCCAAGGTAAAAGCCACCATGGAAGCCACCCGGCAGCAATTCCCGCAGCGCAGGCTCATCGCCGTGCTTGAACTGCATACCTACAGTAGCCTCAATGCCAGCTTCCTCTCCCAATACCAGGGAGCACTGGAAGCCGCCGACGTGGCCGTAGTATTTTACAGCAAACATGCCCTCGAAATAAAACGTATGCCCGACCTGGCTCCCGAACTGATCATGGAAAAATTTGGCCGCACAGATCTCCATATCTTCAACGACAGAGCCCGGCTGGAAGCCTTCCTGGAGGAACAGAACTATCACGATGCCAACCTCCTCCTGATGAGCTCCGGCACCTATGACGGACTGGATTTCCCATCACTGGGGAAGCTGCTACACAAATAA
- a CDS encoding UbiX family flavin prenyltransferase, which produces MKHRIVVAVTGASGSIYARQLLNKLHAAADQLDEVAVVMTENAKTVWQTELKNEDYHQLPFRFYTQQDFHAPFASGSGRFNTMIICPCSMGTLGRIATGISNDLITRAADVVLKERRKLICVVRETPYNLMHIRNMEAVTLAGGIICPATPSFYSLPATIEEVAATVVDRIVDLAGVEQHTFRWGSDNNKAD; this is translated from the coding sequence ATGAAACATCGTATAGTAGTAGCAGTTACCGGTGCCAGCGGGTCGATATATGCGAGGCAGTTGCTTAACAAGCTGCATGCCGCAGCCGACCAGCTGGATGAAGTAGCCGTTGTAATGACCGAGAATGCCAAGACTGTCTGGCAAACAGAACTGAAGAACGAAGATTATCATCAGCTGCCTTTCCGTTTTTATACCCAACAGGACTTTCATGCTCCTTTTGCTTCCGGTTCCGGGAGATTTAATACCATGATTATCTGCCCCTGTTCCATGGGCACACTGGGCCGTATTGCCACCGGCATCTCCAACGACCTGATCACCCGGGCGGCGGATGTGGTGCTGAAAGAAAGGCGTAAACTGATCTGTGTGGTCAGGGAAACGCCCTATAACCTGATGCATATCCGTAATATGGAAGCGGTGACACTGGCGGGTGGTATCATTTGTCCGGCTACACCATCTTTTTATAGTCTGCCTGCCACCATCGAGGAAGTGGCAGCCACTGTAGTGGACCGTATTGTAGACCTGGCCGGCGTGGAGCAGCACACCTTCCGCTGGGGCAGTGACAATAATAAAGCCGATTAA
- a CDS encoding UbiA family prenyltransferase: MLRSVFNFFLFTSLFIALCALLMIWQTNQLLHLDYPQCTFYLFVFFSTICSYNFHWYLTPGTYSSSERLQWGERHRIMMLVFCGIGLAGALFYFWQLREHWIALSGGAFLTFLYSAPKVPHKTFTWLRKIAIGKTLFLTAVWTYVTTLLPALVANQGFSWPLLFFTAHRFLLIYAICILFDYRDLESDKKEGIRSLITYLDLKNLNRLYYLTLLLSAVAAGLLGPETTIPVIATLMAPIVITALLTRKAHHNPSDYLFYFVLDGLMALSALLHLLIYWAQA, translated from the coding sequence ATGTTACGGTCCGTTTTTAACTTTTTCCTTTTCACATCCCTCTTTATTGCACTTTGCGCACTGCTGATGATATGGCAGACTAACCAGTTACTTCACCTGGATTATCCGCAATGTACCTTTTACCTGTTCGTATTCTTTTCCACCATCTGTAGTTATAATTTTCACTGGTACCTGACACCAGGCACCTACTCCTCTTCAGAACGGCTGCAATGGGGAGAACGGCACCGTATCATGATGCTCGTATTTTGTGGTATAGGCCTGGCAGGCGCCCTTTTCTATTTCTGGCAACTACGGGAACACTGGATAGCCCTCAGCGGAGGCGCTTTCCTCACCTTCCTCTACTCTGCTCCCAAGGTACCGCACAAAACATTTACCTGGCTGCGTAAAATCGCCATCGGCAAAACCCTGTTCCTGACAGCGGTATGGACCTACGTGACCACGCTGTTGCCCGCACTGGTGGCCAATCAGGGCTTCTCCTGGCCACTGCTGTTTTTTACAGCGCACCGCTTCCTGCTGATTTATGCGATCTGTATCCTGTTCGACTACCGCGACCTGGAGTCCGATAAAAAAGAAGGTATCCGCAGCCTGATCACTTACCTCGACCTGAAAAACCTCAACCGCTTATATTACCTCACCCTGTTGCTGTCTGCTGTTGCTGCCGGCCTCCTCGGCCCTGAAACAACCATCCCCGTCATCGCTACCCTGATGGCGCCCATAGTGATCACCGCCCTGCTCACCCGCAAAGCACACCACAACCCGTCAGATTACCTGTTCTACTTCGTACTCGATGGACTCATGGCCCTGTCGGCCTTGCTGCATCTCCTGATTTACTGGGCACAGGCATAA
- the aroQ gene encoding type II 3-dehydroquinate dehydratase — translation MKIAIINGPNLNLLGKREPGIYGSESFEDYFQKLQKSFPSVELSYFQHNVEGEIINYLHEIGFSYDGILLNAGGYTHTSVAIRDAIAAIKAPVIEIHISNVYAREEFRHTSLIAAKCVGSICGLGMNGYRLGVQHFVNSVEFDFAVKPPSFK, via the coding sequence ATGAAGATAGCCATCATCAACGGGCCTAATCTGAACCTGCTGGGCAAGCGGGAACCCGGTATCTACGGCAGCGAGTCTTTTGAAGATTATTTCCAGAAACTGCAAAAAAGCTTCCCCTCTGTAGAACTCAGCTATTTCCAGCACAATGTGGAAGGAGAGATCATCAACTATCTCCATGAGATCGGCTTTTCCTATGATGGTATCCTGCTGAACGCCGGTGGTTATACCCATACTTCCGTAGCCATCCGTGATGCCATCGCAGCCATCAAAGCACCTGTAATCGAAATTCATATCAGCAATGTATATGCCCGGGAGGAATTCCGGCATACTTCCCTTATCGCGGCCAAATGTGTAGGCTCCATCTGCGGTTTAGGTATGAATGGGTATCGGCTGGGGGTGCAGCACTTTGTAAATAGTGTCGAATTTGATTTTGCAGTAAAACCACCAAGCTTTAAATAG
- a CDS encoding M42 family metallopeptidase — MSKKQKSILNKESMAFLKDYLNNPSPTGFEKEGQKLWLKYLTPYIDEHQVDAYGSVVGIINPKAPFKVVIEAHADEISWFVNYISPEGLIYVIRNGGSDQQIAPSKRVNIHTEKGIVKAVFGWPAIHTRLRSGEGKEPQPKVENIFLDCGARSRKEVEDLGIHVGCVATFEDGFEELSYDYFICRAIDNRIGGFMIAEVARLLKEKKQELPFGLYIVNAVQEEVGLRGAEMIAKRIKADVAIITDVTHDTTTPMINKNIEGEIKCGGGPSITYGPAVHNILRDLIIKTAKKNDIPYQLHAVSRSTGTDTDAFAYSNDGTPSALISLPLRYMHTTVEMVKRDDIENTIQLIYQTLLQITPKTNFKYL, encoded by the coding sequence ATGTCCAAGAAACAGAAATCCATCCTCAACAAGGAATCAATGGCATTCCTTAAAGACTATCTGAATAATCCCTCTCCCACCGGTTTTGAGAAAGAAGGACAAAAACTGTGGCTCAAATATCTGACACCATATATTGATGAGCACCAGGTAGACGCCTATGGCTCCGTAGTAGGTATCATCAATCCCAAAGCACCTTTTAAAGTGGTGATAGAGGCTCACGCAGATGAAATTTCCTGGTTCGTAAACTATATCTCTCCTGAAGGGCTGATCTATGTAATCCGCAATGGCGGCTCCGATCAACAGATCGCGCCTTCCAAAAGAGTCAATATCCATACTGAAAAAGGGATCGTAAAAGCCGTATTCGGCTGGCCTGCCATTCATACCCGCCTCCGCAGCGGTGAAGGCAAAGAGCCTCAGCCCAAAGTAGAAAACATCTTCCTGGACTGCGGCGCCCGTTCCCGTAAAGAAGTGGAAGACCTTGGCATACATGTGGGCTGTGTAGCCACCTTTGAAGATGGCTTCGAGGAACTGAGCTACGACTACTTCATCTGCCGCGCCATCGACAACCGTATCGGCGGCTTTATGATTGCGGAAGTAGCCCGCCTGCTGAAAGAAAAGAAACAGGAACTGCCTTTCGGCCTCTATATCGTGAATGCAGTACAGGAAGAAGTAGGCCTGCGCGGCGCCGAAATGATCGCCAAACGTATTAAAGCGGACGTGGCCATCATCACCGATGTAACCCACGATACCACCACCCCCATGATCAACAAAAACATTGAAGGGGAAATCAAATGCGGCGGCGGCCCCAGCATCACCTACGGCCCTGCTGTACACAACATCCTCCGCGACCTGATCATCAAAACAGCTAAAAAGAACGATATCCCGTACCAGCTGCATGCCGTAAGCCGCAGCACCGGCACCGATACTGATGCTTTTGCCTATTCCAACGATGGTACACCATCCGCACTGATCAGTTTACCACTGCGGTATATGCATACCACCGTTGAAATGGTAAAACGGGATGATATCGAAAATACAATTCAGCTGATCTATCAGACTTTATTGCAGATCACGCCGAAAACAAATTTCAAATATCTGTAA